From the genome of Longispora fulva:
TGAGTCGCCGACAAGGCCGTCGCCGTCGAGGGCTCTGAGCGCTTCTGGAGACCGGAGCGGCGGATCGGCTGCGATGAGCGCGGTAGGCCGGACCACCGCTGTGCATCAGCTCGGCGGCTACCAGGGGGCCCAGGATGCGTCGGAGGTCAGAGCCGGCCACCGGTGGCGGAGGATGGCGAGGCCGCCGACCCCCCGGACGCGGAAAGCCGCCGCCGGATGACGTCCAGCACCCGTTCGCTCTGCTCCACGAGGTAGAAGTGCCCACCCGGCAGCACCAGCAGATCCGTGGGCCCGGTGGTGTGCTCCTCCCACGCGCGCGCCTCGTCCACGGTCACCAGCGGATCACGGTCGCCGGTGAGCACGGTGACGGGACAGTCCAGGACGCGGGACGGATCGTGCCGGTAGGTCTCCACGGCACGGTAGTCGTTGCGTACCACGGGAAGGATCATGTCGCGGATGTCCGGGTCGTCCAGCGCCATCAGGTCGGTGCCGTTCAGCCGACGGATCTGGGCCAGGATCTCGCCGTCCGACATCAGGTGGACCCGGTCGTCCCGGTGGCGCGACGGTGCCCGCCGCCCGGACAGGAAGACCCTCGTGGGCGCTGGCAGTCCGGCGGCGGCCAGGCGCAGCGCGATCTCGTACGCCAGCATCGCCCCCATACTGTGCCCGAACAGCGCGAAGGGCCGATCGACCATGTGGGTCAGCGCGTCGACGATCCGGTCGGCGAGTTCCGGCAGGTTGTCGATGTTCGGCTCGTGGCGGCGGTCCTGCCGGCCGGGATACTGGACGGCCAGCACGTCGATCGCCGGGGCGAGCGCCCGCGACACGGGGAAGAAGAAGCTGGCCGATCCGCCGGCGTGCGGCAGGCACACGAGGGAGACGGCCGCGTCGGCCGCCGGACGGAAGCGGCGGAGCCAGGTCGTGGACCGGGCCGGCGACTCCGACGTCGTCATCGGGTCTCCCGCGCCGCGTCGGTGTCGCACAGCTGGAGCAGCGCCCGGGCGGCCAGGCGGTAGCCGAGCGCGCCGAGTCCGACGACGACCCCGCTCGCGAGCGGTGCGATGACCGACTCGTGGCGGAACTGCTCCCGGGCCCAGACATTGCTGAGGTGTACCTCGATCCACGGCCGCGGGTAGGCCGCGAGCGCGTCGCGCAGGCTCCAGCCCGCGATCATCAGCGCGCCGGGGTTGACGATCGCGCCGATGGTCGAGAAGCGGTGCGCGTGCACCGCCCGGACGAGTTCGCCCTCGGACTCGTCCTGGACCGAGACGACCTTCCAGCCGGCCCCGGCGACCTCGTCGGCGACGTACCCCGCGATGTCGTCCAGGGTGTCGTGGCCGTAGATCTCCGGCTCGCGTTGTCCGAGGATTCCGAGATTCGGCCCGTTGAGCAGAAGGAGGGTGGTCATGGGAGATCTCCTGACAGTGTCGCGGGACACGCGACCGCGGACGGCCGTCAGTCGTCATGCTCGTCGTCGCACGGGGCCGCGGACAACTACCCGGCCTGACAGTGTTCGGCGGGAGTGGTCGTGGAGTCTACTGACCTGGCACGGCGCAGCGTGCCACCCGTAGCCGAAGGAGATCCCATGCCCGATCCGACCCGGGACGCGACGACGATCACGGGGCAGACCCGGTTGGTGGCGGTGCTGGGCGATCCGGTCGCGCAGGTGCGGGCGCCGGCCCTGCTGAACCGGCTGTTCGCGGCACGCGGCGTCGACATCGTGGTGATCCCCGCGCACGTCCGCCCCGATGACCTCGGCACCGTCGTGCGCGGCCTGCAGGCGACCGCGAACGTGGTGGGCCTGCTGGTGACGGTGCCGCACAAGGTCAACGTGCTGCGGTACGCCGATGTCCGCAGCGCCGCGGCCGAGCTCGCCGGGGGTGCCAACGCCCTGCGGCGGCTGGACGACGGCACCTGGCACGCCGACAACTTCGACGGCGCGGGGTTCGTCGCCGGGCTCGTCGAGGCAGGTCACCGGCCGGAGGGTAGGCACGTGGTCCTGGTGGGGGCCGGTGGCGCCGGCGCGGCGATCGCCCCGGCGCTGCTGGGGGCCGGCGTCGACCGTCTGACCCTGAGCGACGTGGACGACACCAGAGTCAAGGAGGTCGCCGAGCGCCTGAGTCCACACTGGCCCGGAAGGATCTTCACGGGTACCGGTCTGGAGTCGGCCGACATCGTCGTCAACGCCACGCCGCTGGGCATGGGGCCCGACGATCCGCTGCCGTTCGACCCGGCGGAGTCCCGACCGGGTGCCCTTGTCGCCGACATCGTCATGAAGCCCCGCGAGACGCGGCTGCTGCGGGAGGCGGCCGGGTTGGGTCGCCCCGTTCTGCCGGGGGAGCCGATGCTCCGCAACCAGATGGACCTGTACCTCGGGTACTTCGCCCCGGGGGCCTAGTTCCCGTAGGGCAGGATCCGGCGCGGCACCGTGCGCTCCTGGGGCCACCGGCGGCGCTCCGAGGGGTAGCGGAAGGAGACCTCCTCGCACCGTACGCCGTCGTACCAGGTGGTCCTCGGGATGTGCAGGTGGCCGTAGACGACCACCTCGACCGGGAACCGGACGTGCCAGTCGGCGGTGGACTCGGTGCCGCACCACTGGGCGAACTCCGGATACCGCAGGACCTCGGTGGGCCGGCGGCTCAGCGGGAAGTGGTTGACCAGCACCAGCCGGGCCCCGTCCTGGTGCTCCCGCAACCGCGCCGCCGTGTACCGCAGCCGGTACGCGCACCACGCGTCGACGCTGGCGAACGGCTGCGGATCGAGCAGGTACTCGTCGCTGCACACGATGCCGGCCTCATGGGCCCGGGCGAGAGACTCCTCCTTGGTCCGGGTGCCCGGCGCGCGGAACGAGTAGTCGTAGAGCACGAACAGGGGAGCGATGACGACCGGACCCCCGGGGCCGTGCCACGTGGCGTACGGGTCCTCCGGCGTGAGGATGCCCGCGCGCCGGCAGAAGGCGACCATGTGCTCGTACCGCTGCTGGCCCCGCAGCTGCTGCGGGTCGGCGGGCGGGGTCCACAACTCGTGGTTCCCCGGCGCCCACACCACCTGGGCGTAGCGGCCGGCGAGCAGCGACAGCGTCCACTCGATGTCCGCCATGAACTCGCCGATGTCGCCGGCCACCACGAGCCAGTCCCCAGGGTTGTCCGGATACAGCTTGTCGGCGACGAAGGCCCGGTTCTCCTCGTAGCCGACGTGCAGGTCGCTGACGGCGTAGAGGGACGGCTCCGTGTTCACCGACCCATCGTGCCAACCCCGGGCACCCGCGCACAGCTGCCAGGGTGAGTGGTTCAGCAGACGGGTCCGCCCGCGACGTGGATGATCTGGCCGGACACGAAGGACGCGCGGTCACTCGCCAGGAAGGTCACGACGTTGGCGATGTCCACCGGCTGCCCGACCCGGCCGAGCGGGATCCCGGCCGCGGCGTGGGCCTGGTGTTCCGCGACGGTCCGGCCGGCGCGGGCCGCGAGCGCCGCGGTCATCTCCGTGGCCACGTAGCCGGGGGCCACGGCGTTCACGGTGATGTTCAGCGGGCCGAGTTCCATGGCCAGCGTCTTGGTGAGACCCTCGATGCCGGCCTTGGCCGCCGAGTAGTTGGCCTGGCCGACATTGCCGACCGCCGCGATGCTCGACAGGTTGACCACCCGGCCCCAGCCGAGCTTGGACATGTGCTCGACGACCGCCTGCGTCATCAGGAAGGTGCCGCGCAGGTTCACGCCGAGGACGAGGTCCCAGTCCTGTGCCGAGAGGCCGAAGAGCAGACCGTCCCTTGTGGTACCGGCGTTGTTGACCAGGATGCCGGGCGGCCCGAGGACGTCGGCGACCTCGGCGACGGCGTCGCGTACCGCGTCGGGGTCGCTGACGTCGGTCCTGAGCGCGACGGCCCGGCCGCCGGCCCGCTCGATGTCGGCCGCCGTGGCCGCCGCTGCCGCCGGGTCGATGTCGAGGATGGCGACCCCGACACCGTCCCGGGCGAGCTGGTCGGCGACGACGGCCCCGATGCCGCGGGCCGAGCCGGTCACGATCGCGACCCGGGTCACGCGGACCCGGCCCCGGACGACCGGGTGACGGGGGAGCTCATCGGCCGATCCGCGCGTTCGGCTCCGGCTTCAGGACGGCCGGCAACGAGCTCATCCCGTGCAGGATGCTGGAGTAGATCCACCGCTCCGGCCCGGTCTGCTCGGCGGACGAGACGAGGGTGCGCAGCGAGTCCAGGACCTCCTCCACCTCGATCCGCGCCAACGTGTGCCCCAGGCAGATATGCGAGCCGAAGGCGAACGTCAGGTGCTTGTTCGGGGTGCGGTCGAGGGCGAAGCGGTCCGGGTCGGCGAAGACCTCGGGGTCCCGGTTGGCCGAGGCGATCCAGACGCTGACGATGTCGCCCCGCTTGACCGCCTGGTTGCCCACCACGGTGTCGGCGGTCGCCAGGCGGCCGCCGTGCAGGGACGGGACGGTCCACCGCAGCACCTCGTTGGCGGCGGTGTCCAGGCCGACGGTGCCCTCCTTGAGCGCCCGCCACTGGTCCGGCCACTCGACCAGGGCCTGCAGGCCGCCGGAGATCGCGTGCCGTCCGGTCTCGTCCCCGCCGATCATGAGCCCGTAGCAGTTGGACATCAGGTCGGCGTCACTCAGCGGCTCCCCGCCGATGTGGCAGTTGGCCAGCAGACTGACCACGTCGTCGGAGTCATTGTTGCCGCGCCGGGTGTGTGCCAGGTCCGCGAAGTACAGCAGGATCTCGCTCTTGGCCTGCCAGCTCTCCTGGGGCGGGGCGTCGGCGTAGTCGGAACTCCACGCGTGCGACGTGAGGCCGAGCAGGTAGCGGCGGTCCGCCTCCGGCACGTCCATCAGGCCGCAGATCGCGCCCAGCGGAATGTTCTCCGACACGTCGTGGACGAAGTCGCACGAGCCCTTGTCGATCGCCGCGACGATCAGGTCGTCGATGGTCTTGCGGATGGCCTCACGGATGCTCTTGAGCCGGCGGGGCGAGAACGCGGCGTTGAGCACGTTGCGCAGCTGGGTGTGCTTCGGGCCGTCGGTGACGGCGAGCATGGAGCCCGACGCCGAGTCGCCGCCGGTGAGGAGGGTGGCGAGCGCGTTGCCGCCCTCGGTGGTGAAGGTCTCCTTGTCGCGGTAGACCGTCATCGCGTCGGAGTAGCGGGTGAAGACCCAGAACCCGGGCTGGTCCCCGCGCGGCGGCTGCCAGTGGTAGGGCCGCTCGTCGCGGAGCCGCCGCCACACCTCGGAGAGGTCGTTTTCGGCGTGCAGCACCGGATCGGCGAGGTCCAGCGAGTCGAGGTCATCGGGGCTGACGATCGGGCGAGTCATCTGCGGCCTTCCGCGGGGGGAGTCGGGGACTGGAGAGGGGTCGCGACCGCGGCCAGGGCCCCGACCGTCGGGTGCTCGACGATCTCCTTGGGCGAGATGCCCAGACCGGCGGCGCGGGCGCGCTGGATCAGCGAGATGGCCATCATGCTGTCGCCACCCAGGTTGAAGAAGTTGCTGTCGAGGCCGATCTCGGCGGTCTTGAGGAGATCCCGGAAGATGGCGCACAACGCGTGTTCGGCCGGGGTCTGCGGGGCCCGCAGGGTCGCCCCCGGGTCGGCGGGACCTTCGCGGTGCGGCACCTCCGGCAGCGCCGCGGCGTCCAGTTTTCCGTTCGGCGTCACCGGCAGCGCCTCGACGAGGACGAACCCGGTGGGCACCATGTGTTCCGGCAACCGGCGTGCGGCGTGCTCGCGGAGGTCGTCCCGGGTGGGCGTGGCCGCGTCGACCGGCACGACCCAGGCGAGGAGCCGGAGCCGTCCGGCGTCGTCCTCGCGGACCCGGACCACCGCCCGGGCGACACTCGGCAGTTCCTCCAGGACGGCGGCCACCTCACCCGGTTCGATCCGGAAGCCCCGCAGTTTGACCTGGTCGTCGGCGCGGCCGTGGAAGTCCAGGCTCCCGTCGGGGCGCCAGGCGGCGACGTCGCCGGTGCGGTACATCCGGCTCCCGGGCGGTCCGTACGGGTCCGCCACGAAGCGTTCGGCCGTCAGTCCCGGCCGGTTCAGGTAGCCGCGGGCGACGCCGGGTCCGGCGACGTACAGCTCGCCGCGGAACCCCGGCGGCACCGGTCGCAGCCCGGGGCCGAGCACGTAGACCAGGGCGCCGGCGATCGGTCGTCCGATCGGCGGCCGATCGCCGCCCGTGATCGGCGAACTCTGCGTCGCGCAGACGGTGACCTCGGTGGGGCCGTACGCGTTGACCATCCTGCGGCCGGCCGACCAGCGCGCGGCGAGATCCGTCGGGCACTCCTCCCCGGCGCTGATCAGGCCCCGGAGCCCGGGCACGGCCCCCGGATCCATGCTGCCGAGCGCCACGGGCGGGAGAATGGCGTGGCTGACCCGCCGGTCGCGCAGGACCGCCGCCAGCGGCTCCCCGGCGAGCGGCCCGGCCGGTGGCACCACCACCGTGGCTCCGGCGGTGAACGCGCCCATCAGCTCGGCGACGAACGCGTCGAAGCTCGGCGACGCGAACTGCAGCAGCCGGGACTCACCGTCGAGGCCCAGACCCTCCCGTTTCGTCGCGGCGAGGTTGGCGAGCCCGGCGTGGGTGACGGCGACGCCCTTCGGCCGGCCGGTCGTGCCGGAGGTGTAGATGACGTACGCGAGGTCCTCCAGCGTCGGGGTCACCCGCGGATCCGCGTCGGAGTCCCCGGCGAGCCGGGCCCGGACCTCCGGGTCGTCCAGCAGGACGCGCGGCCACGGGCGGGTCAGCGGCAGGTCGCCGGACCCCAGACCGCACACCACCTGCGGATCGCAGTCCTCCAGCATGGCCGCGATCCGGTCCCGGGGATAGCCGGGGTCGACCGGGACGAACGCCGCGCCGGTCCGGGCCGTCGCCAGCACCGCCGTGATCATGTCCAGCGAGCGGGGCAGCGCGAGGGCCACCAGCTTCCCCGGTTCGGCACCCGCCGCGGCGAGCACGGCCGCGAGGCGTCCGGCGCGCCGGTCGAGTTCCGCGTAGGTGACCGTGGTGTCGGCCTCGTCCACCGCCGGGCGGTCGGCGTGACCGTCCACGGCGCGCCGCCACAGCTCGCCGAGGGTCGCGGCGGGCTGGGGGACCGCGTCTCCGGGAACGAGAAGACGGGTACCGGGGTCCACGACGTCCACCCGCGCGAGTGGCCGGTCGGGCTCCCGGACGTACCCGTCGAGGAGGTGGACGAACAGGTCGAGCACCTGCCGCGCCGGCTCGCCGCCGATCCGGCCCGGGTCGGTGCGCAGCGTGAGGGTGAGCCCGTCGCCGTCCCGACCGACCCGGAGCTCGACCGCCGGTGGCGTCGACATCTCGGACAGCGGCTGGTCGGGGGACTCGAAGGTGAGGGTGGTGTCGAACAGCGTGTCGACGGCGGCGTCGACCGACGCGCGACCCTCGGGCCCGAGCACGGCGTGCTCCGCCGCCGCGTCCGCGGCCCGCCGGGCCCGCTCGAGTACCGCGGCGATCGGGTCACCGGGTTCGGCGGCCACCACGAGCGGGCGGATGTCGAGGTCGTCTCCGGGGACGGCGAAGGAGCCGCGGGTCCCGAACACCACCGGGGAGGTGGCGCCCAGCAGGCGGAGCAGGACCGCCCACAACCCGCGCAGCACGTGTTCCTCGGCCACGTCGCCTGCGGTCGACCGGAGGGCCGCCGCGTCGAGCCGCCGGACGAGAACCGGGTCGGCGTCCGCGGCCGTGACGGCGTTGGAGGCCGAGACGGCGGGCGCGGCGGCGACGGGCGTGGACAGCATGTCCCGGAGCATCGTGGCGTCGTCGACGCCCGCGAGCGACGACCGCCAGAACCGTGCCGCGAGTGCCTGCTGACGCAGCAGCCCGCGGTCCGGTTTCGCCGAGCCCAGCAGGGGCAGTTCGGCACGGACCTCGATCTCCAGGGGCGCGTGGCTGTCGCCGAGCGTCTCCGCGACGTGCGCCCGCAGGTCGGCCGGTCGGGGGGTGCAGCCGGCGGCGGGCGTCACCACCGCGTGCACCTCGTCCAGCCGGTCTGAGTCCTCGACCCCGAACACCGCGGCCTGGGCGACGTCGGCGTGCTCGAGGAGAACGCGCTCCACGGCCTCCGGGTAGATCTTGACGCCGTTGCCCTTGAGGACACCGCCGAGCCGGCCGTGCAGGGTCAGGTACCCGGACTCGTCGAGCTGGCCGATGTCGCCGGTGCGCACCCACCCGCCGCGGACCGTCCGCGCGGTCTGCTCCGGGTCGTTCCAGTAGTGGCTCATCGCCCAGCGGCCGATGACACAGATCTCGCCGGGGGTACCGGCCGGGAGGACCCGGGCGTGGTCCCGCGGATCGCGGATCGTGATCCGGACGTTCCCGGGGGCGCGGCCGACGGTGCGCCGCCGGTCCGGATCGAGGTGGTCCTGCGGGGTGAGGAGGCTGATCATGCCCGTCTCGCTGGTGCCGTACGCCTGGAACAGCACCGGACCGAGCGCCTTGGCCGCGGCAGCCACCCGTTCGGGGGCCGCCGGGCTGCCGGTGTAGAACACCTCGCGCAGGCTCGACACGTCGCTGCCGTCGAACGCCGGGTGCTCGGTGAGGGCGTAGACCTCCGGCGCGCCCAGTACCAGTCGGGTCACGCCGTGCCGGTCGACGGCCCGCAGCACGGTCTCGGGGTCGAACCCGTGGTGCAGCACGACGCTGCCGCCGGCGATGATGGCGTCGTCTGCCGAGAAGCCGCTCGAGTGGGTCAACGGCCCGGTGATGAGGCAGACGGCCGGCTCGCCGGTGGCCGCGGTCGCGAGCATGTCGTTCTTGACCTCGAACGACCAGCTGATTCCCTTGGGACGTCCCGAGGAGCCGCTGGTGAACGTCACCACGGCGATCTCCGCCTGCTCGGCCGTCGCGTCGTCGAACTCCGAGGCAGGGCACCCCGTGACGTCCAGGACGTCCGGGCCGTGCTGGCCGGGAGCGGTGAGCCGGACCGGCCATCCCGCCGCGGCACGCAGCGTCCGGGCCCGGTCGAGGTTGTCGCGGTCCACGGCGAGCAGCTTCGGCCGGACCTCGGCCAGGATGTCGGCCTGGGTGCGCAGGCGCAACTCGTCGCGCGGGTCGGCGGCGTTGACGCCACGGATGTGGACCACCGTCCCGCCGACCAGGTTCACCGCGTACCGGTACACCAGGGTGGACAGTGTGTTCGGGCTCGTCAGGACGGCCACGGAGTCGCCCGGGCCGATTCCGGCACCGCGCATCGACGCTGCGGTGGCGCGGATCGCGTCGGCGATCCGCGCGGCGGAGAAGGGCTCGTCCCGGAGGAGAACGGGGTTCGCGTCAGGCTCGGCGTCGAGCCGGCCGAGGATCTGGCGGACGTAGTGGTCATGCCCCTGCAACGGTGGCCTCCAATACAGCTCGTCGGGCGCAACCGACGGATGGGCCGGGAGGCGAGGCGCCGGCGCCGGCAGGCCGTGAAGATGCTGTTTCGCTGGCAACGGTAGATTCCGCGCCCGCCGGTCCGGAATCCCTCACGTTGGTAGTGGGGACGGCTCCCCGTCGTACCGTCAGGTCGAGGGATGGTGGCGTCGCGGGCCGGATTCGTATGCTCGCGCAGCCCGGACAGCTTCAGCAGGAAGGCGCGACATGACTTCCCCGACCCCGCCGGCGGACGTCATCGTCGTCGGCTGCGGCCCGGCCGGTGCCGTGCTCGCCAGCCTGCTGGCCCGCAAGGGACGCCGGGTGACAGTGCTCGAGCGGCACCGCGAGGTCTTCGCGCTGCCCCGCGCCACCAGCTTCGACGGGGAGACCGCCCGGCTGCTGGCCGCCGCGGGAGTCGGCCCCGGCCTGCCACGGATCTCGGAGCCCGCGACCGGCTACCAGTGGCGCGGCGTCGACGGTCAGGTCCTGCTGGACATCGCGTTCAGCGCCACCGGCCGGTACGGCTGGCCGGACGCGAACACGATGCACCAGCCCTCGCTGGAGGAGCTGCTCGGCACCGCGCTCGCCGCCGAGCCCGCCGTGGTCGTCCGCCGAGGCCTGTCCGTCGTGGGCGTGCGCCAGACCGACACCGGCGTCACCGCGGTCGCCGAGGACGACGACGGCGCGACCCACACCTTCCAGGCCGGCTGGCTGGTCGGCTGCGACGGCGCGAACAGTGTCGTGCGCGACCTGGCCGGGGTGTCGGTGACCGACCTCGGACTCTCCTTCGAATGGCTGCTGTGCGACGTCCGACCGCACGCACCGCGCGAGTTCGTCCCCACGAACGTGCAGCTGTGCGACCCGGCCCGGCCCACGACGCTGGTGGGCAGCGGGCCCGGCCGGCGGCGGTGGGAGTTCATGCGGCTGCCCGACGAGTCCTCCGCCGAACTCGGCGACGTCGGCACGGCGTGGCGCCTGCTCGCCCCGCACGGCGTCACCCCCGACACGGCGACCCTGCTGCGCAGTGCCACATACCGGTCCCACGCCCGGTGGGCCGACCAGTGGCGGGTGGGCCGGATCTTCCTCGCCGGCGACGCCGCGCACCTCATGCCGCCGTTCGCCGGCCAGGGCATGTGCTCCGGCATCCGGGACGTCAGCAACCTGGCGTGGAAGCTCGACCTCGTCATCGCCGGCCGCGCCGACGAGCGGCTCCTTGACAGCTACACGGTCGAGCGGCGCGGCCACACCAAGGCCGCCATCCTCGCCTCGGTCAAGCTCGGCCGGGTCATCTGCGTGACCGATCCGTCCGCCGCGGCCGACCGCGACGCGGCGATCCGGGCCAACGGCGGCGGGCGCACCACCCCGCCGCCCGAGGCGACCCCGCTGACCGCCGGGCTGTTCGAGCCCGACGCCGGCCGGGGCGGCGGCGAGGTGATCGTCGCCGGCCGGATCGAGGTGGACGGCGTCACCGGCCGGTTCGACGACCTGGTCGGACGTGGGTTCGTGCTGGTCACCACCGAGGAGCCGGAAGCGTTGGGGGAGGCCCAGCGCGCCTTCCTGGCCGAGATCGACGCCACCGTCGTCCACATCGGTCCCCCCGATCGGCCGGCGGCGCCCGGGCGGGCGCGCGACGTGGACGGCGTGTACGGGGCGTATCTGCGCGACCGGGGCGCGACCGCCGTGCTCGTCCGGCCGGACTTCCACGTCTACGGCACCGCCGGTCCGGGCGCGGTCGCCGGGCTCCTCGACGGCCTGCGCGGCCGGCTGCGCGCGGGCTGACGCGGCAGTCACCCGTCAGCCTGAGGGATCCCGGTGCCCGCGGCGAGCATCTAGCGTCGGCGACACGTGCGCCGTCGATCGGCGCGCGCGCACCGTGGCTCCCGCGCGGTCGATGCGAGCAACCGTGGAGGATCGACGTGAGTACGTCGGAAAATGATCTCATCAGGGCTCTGCGTGAGTCGGTCAAGGAAACCGCGCGGCTGAAGCAGAAGAACAGTCAACTGCTCGCCGCGGCCACCGAGCCGATCGCCATCGTGTCGATGGGGTGTCGCTTCGCCGGCGGCATCACGGGACCCGAGGACCTGTGGAAGGTCGTGTCCGAGGGCGTCGACGTGTACACGCCGTTCCCCGACGACCGGGGCTGGGACCTCGAGCGGCTCTACGACCCGGACCCGGACACCCCCGGCACCACCTACGTCAGCCAGGGCGCGTTCCTGCGCGAGGCCGCCGAGTTCGACGCGCG
Proteins encoded in this window:
- the mhpA gene encoding bifunctional 3-(3-hydroxy-phenyl)propionate/3-hydroxycinnamic acid hydroxylase MhpA, which encodes MTSPTPPADVIVVGCGPAGAVLASLLARKGRRVTVLERHREVFALPRATSFDGETARLLAAAGVGPGLPRISEPATGYQWRGVDGQVLLDIAFSATGRYGWPDANTMHQPSLEELLGTALAAEPAVVVRRGLSVVGVRQTDTGVTAVAEDDDGATHTFQAGWLVGCDGANSVVRDLAGVSVTDLGLSFEWLLCDVRPHAPREFVPTNVQLCDPARPTTLVGSGPGRRRWEFMRLPDESSAELGDVGTAWRLLAPHGVTPDTATLLRSATYRSHARWADQWRVGRIFLAGDAAHLMPPFAGQGMCSGIRDVSNLAWKLDLVIAGRADERLLDSYTVERRGHTKAAILASVKLGRVICVTDPSAAADRDAAIRANGGGRTTPPPEATPLTAGLFEPDAGRGGGEVIVAGRIEVDGVTGRFDDLVGRGFVLVTTEEPEALGEAQRAFLAEIDATVVHIGPPDRPAAPGRARDVDGVYGAYLRDRGATAVLVRPDFHVYGTAGPGAVAGLLDGLRGRLRAG
- a CDS encoding metallophosphoesterase family protein translates to MNTEPSLYAVSDLHVGYEENRAFVADKLYPDNPGDWLVVAGDIGEFMADIEWTLSLLAGRYAQVVWAPGNHELWTPPADPQQLRGQQRYEHMVAFCRRAGILTPEDPYATWHGPGGPVVIAPLFVLYDYSFRAPGTRTKEESLARAHEAGIVCSDEYLLDPQPFASVDAWCAYRLRYTAARLREHQDGARLVLVNHFPLSRRPTEVLRYPEFAQWCGTESTADWHVRFPVEVVVYGHLHIPRTTWYDGVRCEEVSFRYPSERRRWPQERTVPRRILPYGN
- a CDS encoding thioesterase II family protein, whose protein sequence is MTTSESPARSTTWLRRFRPAADAAVSLVCLPHAGGSASFFFPVSRALAPAIDVLAVQYPGRQDRRHEPNIDNLPELADRIVDALTHMVDRPFALFGHSMGAMLAYEIALRLAAAGLPAPTRVFLSGRRAPSRHRDDRVHLMSDGEILAQIRRLNGTDLMALDDPDIRDMILPVVRNDYRAVETYRHDPSRVLDCPVTVLTGDRDPLVTVDEARAWEEHTTGPTDLLVLPGGHFYLVEQSERVLDVIRRRLSASGGSAASPSSATGGRL
- the fabG gene encoding 3-oxoacyl-ACP reductase FabG — encoded protein: MTRVAIVTGSARGIGAVVADQLARDGVGVAILDIDPAAAAATAADIERAGGRAVALRTDVSDPDAVRDAVAEVADVLGPPGILVNNAGTTRDGLLFGLSAQDWDLVLGVNLRGTFLMTQAVVEHMSKLGWGRVVNLSSIAAVGNVGQANYSAAKAGIEGLTKTLAMELGPLNITVNAVAPGYVATEMTAALAARAGRTVAEHQAHAAAGIPLGRVGQPVDIANVVTFLASDRASFVSGQIIHVAGGPVC
- a CDS encoding cytochrome P450 gives rise to the protein MTRPIVSPDDLDSLDLADPVLHAENDLSEVWRRLRDERPYHWQPPRGDQPGFWVFTRYSDAMTVYRDKETFTTEGGNALATLLTGGDSASGSMLAVTDGPKHTQLRNVLNAAFSPRRLKSIREAIRKTIDDLIVAAIDKGSCDFVHDVSENIPLGAICGLMDVPEADRRYLLGLTSHAWSSDYADAPPQESWQAKSEILLYFADLAHTRRGNNDSDDVVSLLANCHIGGEPLSDADLMSNCYGLMIGGDETGRHAISGGLQALVEWPDQWRALKEGTVGLDTAANEVLRWTVPSLHGGRLATADTVVGNQAVKRGDIVSVWIASANRDPEVFADPDRFALDRTPNKHLTFAFGSHICLGHTLARIEVEEVLDSLRTLVSSAEQTGPERWIYSSILHGMSSLPAVLKPEPNARIGR
- a CDS encoding amino acid adenylation domain-containing protein translates to MQGHDHYVRQILGRLDAEPDANPVLLRDEPFSAARIADAIRATAASMRGAGIGPGDSVAVLTSPNTLSTLVYRYAVNLVGGTVVHIRGVNAADPRDELRLRTQADILAEVRPKLLAVDRDNLDRARTLRAAAGWPVRLTAPGQHGPDVLDVTGCPASEFDDATAEQAEIAVVTFTSGSSGRPKGISWSFEVKNDMLATAATGEPAVCLITGPLTHSSGFSADDAIIAGGSVVLHHGFDPETVLRAVDRHGVTRLVLGAPEVYALTEHPAFDGSDVSSLREVFYTGSPAAPERVAAAAKALGPVLFQAYGTSETGMISLLTPQDHLDPDRRRTVGRAPGNVRITIRDPRDHARVLPAGTPGEICVIGRWAMSHYWNDPEQTARTVRGGWVRTGDIGQLDESGYLTLHGRLGGVLKGNGVKIYPEAVERVLLEHADVAQAAVFGVEDSDRLDEVHAVVTPAAGCTPRPADLRAHVAETLGDSHAPLEIEVRAELPLLGSAKPDRGLLRQQALAARFWRSSLAGVDDATMLRDMLSTPVAAAPAVSASNAVTAADADPVLVRRLDAAALRSTAGDVAEEHVLRGLWAVLLRLLGATSPVVFGTRGSFAVPGDDLDIRPLVVAAEPGDPIAAVLERARRAADAAAEHAVLGPEGRASVDAAVDTLFDTTLTFESPDQPLSEMSTPPAVELRVGRDGDGLTLTLRTDPGRIGGEPARQVLDLFVHLLDGYVREPDRPLARVDVVDPGTRLLVPGDAVPQPAATLGELWRRAVDGHADRPAVDEADTTVTYAELDRRAGRLAAVLAAAGAEPGKLVALALPRSLDMITAVLATARTGAAFVPVDPGYPRDRIAAMLEDCDPQVVCGLGSGDLPLTRPWPRVLLDDPEVRARLAGDSDADPRVTPTLEDLAYVIYTSGTTGRPKGVAVTHAGLANLAATKREGLGLDGESRLLQFASPSFDAFVAELMGAFTAGATVVVPPAGPLAGEPLAAVLRDRRVSHAILPPVALGSMDPGAVPGLRGLISAGEECPTDLAARWSAGRRMVNAYGPTEVTVCATQSSPITGGDRPPIGRPIAGALVYVLGPGLRPVPPGFRGELYVAGPGVARGYLNRPGLTAERFVADPYGPPGSRMYRTGDVAAWRPDGSLDFHGRADDQVKLRGFRIEPGEVAAVLEELPSVARAVVRVREDDAGRLRLLAWVVPVDAATPTRDDLREHAARRLPEHMVPTGFVLVEALPVTPNGKLDAAALPEVPHREGPADPGATLRAPQTPAEHALCAIFRDLLKTAEIGLDSNFFNLGGDSMMAISLIQRARAAGLGISPKEIVEHPTVGALAAVATPLQSPTPPAEGRR
- a CDS encoding type II 3-dehydroquinate dehydratase, with amino-acid sequence MTTLLLLNGPNLGILGQREPEIYGHDTLDDIAGYVADEVAGAGWKVVSVQDESEGELVRAVHAHRFSTIGAIVNPGALMIAGWSLRDALAAYPRPWIEVHLSNVWAREQFRHESVIAPLASGVVVGLGALGYRLAARALLQLCDTDAARETR
- a CDS encoding shikimate dehydrogenase family protein; its protein translation is MPDPTRDATTITGQTRLVAVLGDPVAQVRAPALLNRLFAARGVDIVVIPAHVRPDDLGTVVRGLQATANVVGLLVTVPHKVNVLRYADVRSAAAELAGGANALRRLDDGTWHADNFDGAGFVAGLVEAGHRPEGRHVVLVGAGGAGAAIAPALLGAGVDRLTLSDVDDTRVKEVAERLSPHWPGRIFTGTGLESADIVVNATPLGMGPDDPLPFDPAESRPGALVADIVMKPRETRLLREAAGLGRPVLPGEPMLRNQMDLYLGYFAPGA